One Gordonia sp. SID5947 genomic region harbors:
- a CDS encoding CHAT domain-containing protein, which translates to MSGIVLRLSDVTGPDGVSFVGVSLADGKVRPFQCPADDPLFRALNGAVLDDGAVKSAGQRLFQALGAHPDVGRHLQTALHTVVGQRYPVFISLTEPVGPEALPWEALCSPAGEFFGLDERFALARTVPQVDPVGTVLDLKPPIRIAAVLSCLDISAEGELNALRAAINQVGAEHVRLMVVASERELVEELLAEMEANTAPELAKVELIPSDLGELQDLVANFKPHLLHFFCHGSRQGSPHISLALKSDWEAEPPRISSLGVEAADFRKFKKDTADTPWLLVLNCCEGAAVGAAAEDHSLAFSVAMAGIAPAVVGMREPVTSDTANLLTKALYGKLLSSLNAQLASASESVTSLDWPQLVAAARDKIARSRPGVVLSEAAASTKEWTLPVAYVRPQEFSFKVVPRRVADDDATRAARIEIQMLLTLLANLAPGQAADLRAEAKDRIIELGSEFGISIETPVEDL; encoded by the coding sequence ATGAGCGGAATCGTGCTGCGCCTCAGTGATGTGACGGGCCCCGATGGGGTTTCGTTCGTCGGGGTTTCGCTGGCCGACGGCAAGGTGCGACCATTCCAGTGCCCTGCCGATGACCCCCTGTTCCGAGCTTTGAATGGCGCAGTACTCGACGATGGCGCGGTGAAGTCAGCGGGACAGCGGCTGTTTCAGGCGCTCGGGGCACACCCTGACGTCGGGCGGCATCTCCAGACCGCGCTGCATACAGTTGTGGGACAGCGCTATCCGGTGTTCATTTCATTGACGGAGCCGGTCGGGCCTGAGGCCCTCCCGTGGGAGGCGCTGTGCTCTCCCGCCGGCGAGTTCTTCGGGCTTGATGAGCGGTTCGCATTGGCGCGCACCGTCCCACAGGTGGACCCCGTGGGCACCGTCCTGGACCTCAAGCCCCCGATTCGCATTGCTGCGGTGCTGTCCTGCTTGGACATCTCCGCCGAGGGGGAACTGAATGCGTTGCGAGCGGCGATCAATCAAGTCGGTGCCGAGCATGTGCGCCTCATGGTTGTGGCCAGCGAGCGTGAGCTGGTCGAGGAGCTGCTCGCTGAAATGGAGGCGAACACTGCCCCGGAACTGGCGAAGGTCGAACTGATCCCTTCCGATCTCGGCGAACTGCAGGATCTGGTCGCCAACTTCAAGCCGCATCTGCTGCATTTCTTCTGCCATGGCTCGCGACAGGGCAGTCCGCATATCTCGCTTGCCCTCAAGAGCGATTGGGAGGCGGAGCCGCCACGGATCAGCAGCCTCGGCGTCGAGGCGGCCGACTTCCGGAAGTTCAAGAAGGACACCGCTGACACGCCGTGGCTGCTGGTGCTGAACTGTTGCGAAGGCGCCGCAGTAGGCGCCGCGGCCGAGGATCACTCGTTGGCCTTCTCGGTCGCGATGGCCGGTATCGCCCCGGCAGTTGTGGGTATGCGAGAACCGGTGACCAGCGACACCGCGAACCTGTTGACGAAGGCGCTCTATGGCAAGTTGTTGTCCTCGCTGAACGCGCAACTCGCCTCTGCTTCCGAATCGGTCACTTCGCTGGATTGGCCGCAGCTTGTGGCTGCCGCCCGCGACAAGATCGCCCGGTCCCGCCCGGGAGTTGTGCTGAGCGAAGCGGCGGCCTCGACAAAGGAGTGGACCCTGCCGGTCGCCTACGTCCGGCCGCAGGAGTTCAGCTTCAAGGTGGTGCCTCGACGCGTGGCCGACGATGATGCCACCCGCGCCGCGCGCATCGAAATCCAGATGCTGCTCACGCTGCTCGCCAATCTCGCACCCGGTCAGGCCGCCGACCTGCGGGCCGAAGCGAAGGATCGCATCATCGAACTCGGCTCCGAATTCGGCATCAGCATCGAGACTCCCGTGGAAGATCTGTGA
- a CDS encoding CD225/dispanin family protein codes for MPAPNRAAAPTPSYPSAPPVPPTNAGWVVAAVIFFWPVAFAAANHSSRVFGLWSTGDYVAAREASERAKTLGKIALAVWAVLLVTMVVFYGAAIAIAISESSPAS; via the coding sequence ATGCCCGCCCCCAACCGCGCTGCCGCACCGACGCCGAGTTATCCGTCGGCTCCGCCGGTCCCGCCCACCAACGCCGGGTGGGTGGTGGCTGCGGTCATCTTCTTCTGGCCGGTGGCGTTTGCCGCAGCGAATCACTCGTCGCGGGTCTTCGGCCTGTGGTCGACCGGCGACTACGTCGCCGCCCGTGAGGCGTCTGAGCGCGCCAAGACGCTCGGCAAGATCGCGCTGGCCGTATGGGCGGTGCTGTTGGTCACCATGGTCGTGTTCTACGGCGCGGCCATTGCGATCGCCATATCGGAGAGCTCGCCGGCCTCCTGA
- a CDS encoding DUF222 domain-containing protein — protein sequence MPSSANEASPTSKSATIFDHVAPDDLTTDEIGARLVGYASQMAALTARFLELLAEFDRRSGWGGEGIMSCAHWLSWRTGLSIRTAQDHLRVAHALPELPLLRQAFGEGRLSYSKVRALTRVATPEREEELLGVALSATASQVERLVRSIRNVDRHRDESERGTIDSSSSWSWNLDGSLSVKLRLSPLDGARFLAGVVRAEYERTRTAGDPDLPTEPAPGEDASDVAEKPPGHPGSADLWRNVPSDIAPAVVAMGDTMQTVIGVPEFVPGAELVVHTHDDADPHLDDGPALEDADVDEAACGGAVRKVKHAKKRRGTRGVVLNYGRKRRMPTRKLMRVLFERDRCCRHPGCGRTRHLHAHHVQFWSQNGPTDPDNLILLCSAHHRALHRGEFAIKALGGQQFSFHRSDGSTIERAPEVGKPAGWQPDTTIDDDAVLPISPGRHLDAGYATEVLYAAWAWKAQQSDGDLAAA from the coding sequence GTGCCGTCGTCTGCGAACGAGGCGTCACCAACAAGCAAGTCGGCCACGATCTTCGACCACGTGGCCCCGGATGACCTGACCACCGACGAGATCGGGGCCCGCCTTGTGGGATACGCCAGTCAGATGGCGGCGTTGACGGCACGGTTCCTCGAACTGCTCGCCGAGTTCGACCGCCGAAGCGGCTGGGGCGGCGAGGGCATCATGTCGTGCGCACACTGGCTGAGCTGGCGGACCGGCCTGTCGATCCGAACCGCGCAAGATCACCTCCGCGTCGCACATGCGTTGCCTGAGCTTCCGCTCCTGCGGCAGGCCTTCGGCGAGGGGCGGCTGTCTTATTCGAAGGTGCGCGCCCTGACCCGGGTCGCCACGCCAGAGCGCGAAGAGGAGCTCCTCGGCGTTGCCCTGTCTGCCACTGCCTCTCAGGTCGAACGTCTCGTGCGGTCCATCCGCAACGTCGATCGCCACCGAGACGAATCCGAGCGCGGGACCATCGATTCCAGCAGCTCGTGGAGCTGGAACCTTGACGGCTCACTATCGGTGAAGCTTCGGCTCTCGCCGCTCGACGGTGCCCGATTCCTCGCCGGCGTTGTCCGTGCCGAGTACGAACGGACTCGCACCGCCGGCGACCCCGACCTGCCCACCGAGCCCGCTCCTGGCGAGGACGCCTCCGACGTCGCCGAGAAACCGCCTGGCCATCCAGGATCGGCAGATCTCTGGCGCAACGTCCCGTCCGACATCGCCCCGGCCGTCGTCGCGATGGGCGACACCATGCAGACGGTGATCGGCGTACCGGAATTCGTACCCGGTGCCGAACTCGTGGTCCACACCCACGACGATGCCGACCCCCACCTCGATGACGGGCCCGCGCTCGAGGACGCGGACGTCGACGAAGCCGCCTGTGGCGGAGCGGTGCGAAAAGTGAAGCACGCCAAGAAACGCAGAGGCACACGCGGAGTGGTGCTCAACTACGGTCGCAAACGCCGCATGCCGACCAGGAAACTGATGCGCGTCCTGTTCGAGCGGGACCGCTGCTGCCGGCATCCCGGCTGCGGCCGCACCCGCCACCTGCACGCCCACCACGTACAGTTCTGGTCGCAAAACGGTCCCACCGATCCCGACAACCTGATCCTGTTGTGTTCCGCCCATCATCGCGCGCTGCACCGAGGCGAGTTCGCGATCAAAGCCCTTGGTGGCCAACAGTTCAGCTTCCACAGATCTGACGGGTCAACCATCGAGCGCGCACCGGAAGTCGGCAAACCCGCCGGTTGGCAACCCGATACGACGATCGACGACGACGCAGTGCTGCCGATCAGTCCCGGGCGTCACCTCGACGCCGGCTACGCGACCGAGGTCCTGTACGCCGCGTGGGCGTGGAAAGCACAGCAATCCGACGGCGATCTCGCCGCCGCGTGA
- a CDS encoding YciI family protein, with amino-acid sequence MCGSSPGGLGRPDEATTVDGTGSDVIVTDGPFAETKEVLGGFWVVEAADLDAALKLAGRASKACEAKIEIRTFDQA; translated from the coding sequence GTGTGTGGGTCTTCGCCGGGGGGGCTCGGACGCCCCGACGAGGCCACCACGGTCGATGGCACCGGCTCGGACGTGATCGTCACCGACGGGCCGTTCGCCGAGACCAAGGAAGTACTCGGCGGTTTCTGGGTCGTCGAGGCCGCCGATCTCGACGCCGCGCTGAAACTCGCCGGCCGCGCGTCGAAGGCCTGCGAAGCCAAGATCGAGATCCGGACATTCGATCAGGCATGA
- a CDS encoding DUF6308 family protein gives MAITIPRALTTDDYDDAASDLRAYFGNPYPGTAFTGASFDDWDSLGTRAADVNIFTADDVVAIRLLSVDAGPVAARTLLRDQRDQFADLLGAIGPDRDLADEPGPIDNKWPAWHLENQLREVAGIGLTIATKLIARKRPRLYPIWDTVVSEVLGTRGGPHLVPIHSALRTDPDLRRRIVAARKRAELPDTISELRVLDVIAWMQHQGSPIATHQRSGRMDQRADD, from the coding sequence ATGGCTATCACAATTCCGCGCGCACTGACCACCGACGACTACGACGACGCCGCAAGCGATTTGCGCGCCTACTTCGGCAACCCGTATCCCGGAACGGCTTTCACCGGAGCTTCGTTCGACGACTGGGACTCCCTCGGAACACGCGCCGCTGACGTCAACATCTTCACCGCTGATGACGTCGTCGCCATCCGACTACTGTCCGTCGACGCGGGCCCGGTCGCAGCGCGCACCCTATTGCGGGATCAGCGCGACCAGTTCGCCGATCTCCTCGGCGCTATCGGCCCTGACCGAGACCTCGCCGATGAACCCGGACCCATCGACAACAAGTGGCCGGCCTGGCACCTCGAGAACCAGCTCCGCGAGGTTGCAGGTATCGGACTCACCATCGCGACCAAACTCATCGCACGCAAACGACCCCGGCTCTACCCCATCTGGGACACCGTGGTCTCCGAGGTCCTGGGCACCCGAGGCGGACCGCACCTGGTCCCGATCCACTCCGCATTGCGCACCGACCCCGACCTGCGACGCCGAATCGTCGCCGCGCGGAAACGAGCCGAACTGCCTGACACGATCAGCGAGCTCCGCGTCCTCGATGTCATCGCATGGATGCAGCACCAGGGCTCGCCCATCGCCACTCACCAACGATCCGGGCGGATGGACCAGCGTGCCGACGACTGA
- a CDS encoding ferritin-like domain-containing protein, translated as MSSQVESGNWSDGFRTRAVQRTEGSDPPWSDGSRLDPAIVRSLQKFQVGESGDGAHLIANAAATGDRDYEAAARLFVAEEQNHARMLRILADEHHHVPFQIRRLRLGFRDTPAAARIAIKQIWRAMAAAVIVVVALDHGRAMRVCGVSRREFVTATMRIFDDSATSVFSRADTSDRH; from the coding sequence ATGAGTTCACAGGTGGAATCAGGCAACTGGTCCGACGGGTTCCGCACGCGGGCTGTCCAACGGACCGAGGGGAGCGACCCGCCCTGGTCGGATGGGAGTCGGCTCGATCCGGCGATCGTCCGGAGTCTGCAGAAATTCCAGGTAGGGGAAAGCGGCGACGGTGCTCATCTGATCGCCAACGCCGCCGCCACAGGGGACCGCGACTACGAGGCCGCCGCGCGCCTCTTCGTCGCGGAGGAACAGAATCACGCACGGATGCTACGCATCCTTGCCGATGAGCACCACCACGTCCCGTTCCAGATCCGGCGTCTGCGGCTCGGGTTCCGCGACACCCCGGCAGCGGCCCGGATCGCGATCAAACAGATCTGGCGGGCCATGGCGGCGGCCGTGATCGTCGTCGTCGCGCTCGACCACGGTCGGGCCATGCGTGTGTGCGGGGTGTCGCGCCGAGAGTTCGTGACCGCCACCATGCGGATCTTCGACGACTCTGCGACGTCGGTGTTCTCTCGGGCCGACACATCAGATCGACATTGA